A genomic segment from Nocardia cyriacigeorgica GUH-2 encodes:
- a CDS encoding APC family permease — translation MSKLTTAAKRMLLGRPFRSDSLGHTLLPKRIALPIFASDAMSSVAYAPEEIFLVLSAAGISAFVYAPWVGIAVAIVMAVVVASYRQNVHAYPSGGGDYEVATTNIGPNAGLTVGSALLVDYVLTVAVSISSAASNIGSAIPFVATHKVLFAVVAIALLTAVNLRGVRESGKTFAIPTYAFIFGMVFMLGWGLLRIYVFGEDLTAESAGFGLEAEEEHLYGIAFAFLIARAFSSGCAALTGVEAISNGVPAFRKPKSRNAATTLLMLGVIAIILLMGIIMLAQKIGIVYAHNPDHLIGAPPDYHQKTLIAQLAETVFAGFPVGFFFLTVVTALILVLAANTAFNGFPVLGSVLAQDRYLPRQLHTRGDRLAFSNGILFLSGAAIAFVVLFDAEVTKLIQLYIVGVFVSFVLSQFGMLRHWTRHLRTETDAAQRARMKRSRVINAIGLTLTGTVLVIVLVTKFFAGAYIAIGVMVAIFVVMRMIRRHYDSVARELDEHEWDGVLPSRSHSIVLVSRLHLPTRRALAYARATRPDTLEAITVNVDDPDTRALVREWEQSDINVPLKVIESPYREITKPVLDYVKRVRKDAPRDVVTVFIPEYVVGHWWEQLLHNQSALRLKGRLLFEPGVMVTSVPWQLSSSAKARAAGVTNAPGAVRRGYEDRS, via the coding sequence GTGTCCAAGTTGACGACAGCGGCGAAGCGGATGCTGCTGGGCAGGCCGTTCCGCAGTGATTCGCTCGGTCATACCTTGCTGCCGAAGCGAATCGCGCTGCCCATTTTCGCTTCCGACGCCATGTCGTCGGTCGCCTACGCGCCCGAAGAGATCTTCCTGGTGTTGTCGGCGGCGGGGATCTCGGCGTTCGTGTACGCGCCGTGGGTCGGTATCGCGGTCGCGATCGTGATGGCCGTGGTGGTCGCCAGCTACCGGCAGAACGTGCACGCCTACCCGTCCGGTGGTGGCGACTACGAGGTGGCCACCACCAATATCGGGCCCAATGCCGGACTGACCGTCGGTAGCGCCCTGCTGGTGGATTACGTGCTCACCGTCGCGGTCTCGATCTCCTCGGCCGCCTCCAATATCGGCTCGGCCATCCCGTTCGTCGCCACCCACAAAGTGCTGTTCGCGGTGGTGGCCATCGCGCTGCTCACCGCGGTCAATCTGCGCGGGGTCCGCGAATCGGGCAAGACCTTCGCGATCCCCACCTACGCCTTCATCTTCGGCATGGTTTTCATGCTCGGCTGGGGTCTGCTGCGCATCTACGTCTTCGGCGAGGACCTGACCGCCGAATCGGCCGGTTTCGGACTGGAGGCCGAGGAGGAGCACCTCTACGGCATCGCCTTCGCCTTCCTGATCGCGCGGGCGTTCTCCTCCGGCTGCGCCGCGCTGACCGGTGTCGAGGCCATCAGCAACGGTGTGCCCGCCTTCCGGAAACCGAAGTCGCGCAACGCCGCGACCACGCTGCTGATGCTCGGCGTCATCGCGATCATCCTGCTGATGGGCATCATCATGCTCGCGCAGAAGATCGGGATCGTCTACGCGCACAACCCGGACCACCTGATCGGCGCACCGCCCGACTACCACCAGAAGACGCTGATCGCCCAGCTGGCCGAGACCGTCTTCGCCGGCTTCCCGGTCGGCTTCTTCTTCCTCACCGTAGTCACCGCGCTGATCCTGGTGCTGGCCGCCAACACCGCGTTCAACGGCTTCCCGGTGCTCGGTTCGGTGCTCGCCCAGGACCGCTACCTGCCGCGCCAGCTGCACACCCGCGGCGACCGGCTCGCCTTCAGCAACGGCATCCTGTTCCTGTCCGGCGCCGCGATCGCGTTCGTGGTGCTGTTCGACGCCGAAGTGACCAAGCTGATCCAGCTCTACATCGTCGGGGTGTTCGTCTCCTTCGTGCTGAGCCAGTTCGGCATGCTGCGGCACTGGACCCGGCACCTGCGCACCGAAACCGATGCCGCCCAGCGGGCGCGGATGAAGCGCTCCCGGGTGATCAACGCGATCGGCCTGACTCTGACCGGCACGGTGCTGGTGATCGTGCTCGTCACCAAGTTCTTCGCCGGCGCCTATATCGCCATCGGCGTGATGGTCGCGATCTTCGTGGTGATGAGGATGATTCGGCGGCACTACGATTCGGTGGCCCGCGAACTCGACGAGCACGAATGGGACGGTGTGCTGCCGAGCCGGTCGCATTCGATCGTGCTGGTCTCGCGGCTGCACCTGCCGACCCGCCGGGCGCTGGCCTATGCCCGCGCCACACGGCCGGACACCCTCGAGGCGATCACCGTCAACGTCGATGATCCCGATACCAGGGCGCTGGTGCGCGAGTGGGAGCAAAGCGATATCAATGTGCCGCTCAAGGTGATCGAATCGCCGTACCGCGAGATCACCAAACCGGTGCTCGACTACGTCAAGCGGGTGCGCAAGGACGCACCGCGCGACGTTGTCACCGTGTTCATCCCGGAATACGTGGTGGGCCACTGGTGGGAGCAGTTGCTGCACAACCAGAGCGCGCTGCGGCTCAAGGGCCGGCTGCTGTTCGAACCGGGCGTGATGGTGACCAGCGTGCCCTGGCAGCTGAGCTCCTCGGCCAAGGCCAGGGCGGCCGGCGTGACCAACGCTCCGGGCGCGGTGCGCCGTGGCTACGAGGACCGCTCATGA
- a CDS encoding potassium channel family protein has product MYVVIMGCGRVGSSLARALVRIGHEVAVIDRDQSAFRRLGADFPGERVLGVGFDRDVLTRAGIERAGAFAAVSSGDNSNIISARVAREMFGVERVVARIYDAKRAAVYERLGIPTIATVPWTTDRFLHTLIGDAGTTTWRDPTGTVAVAQLTLHEDWYGRTVRELERTVGARVAFIIRFGQGVLPESKTVLQADDVIYVAATSGSVGEAVALAGKPPANED; this is encoded by the coding sequence GTGTACGTAGTGATCATGGGGTGCGGACGCGTCGGTTCATCGCTGGCGCGCGCCCTGGTCCGGATAGGTCACGAGGTCGCCGTGATCGATCGCGATCAGAGCGCCTTCCGGCGCCTGGGCGCGGACTTCCCCGGTGAGCGGGTGCTCGGCGTCGGCTTCGACCGAGACGTGCTGACCCGGGCCGGGATCGAGCGCGCCGGTGCGTTCGCCGCCGTCTCCTCCGGCGACAACTCCAACATCATCTCCGCGCGCGTGGCCAGGGAGATGTTCGGCGTCGAACGCGTGGTCGCGCGGATCTACGACGCCAAACGCGCCGCCGTCTACGAACGGCTCGGCATCCCCACCATCGCCACCGTGCCGTGGACCACCGACCGCTTCCTGCACACGCTGATCGGCGACGCAGGCACCACCACCTGGCGCGACCCCACCGGCACGGTGGCCGTGGCCCAGCTGACCCTGCACGAGGACTGGTACGGGCGCACCGTGCGCGAACTGGAACGCACGGTCGGGGCCCGGGTGGCGTTCATCATCCGCTTCGGCCAGGGCGTGCTGCCGGAAAGCAAGACCGTGCTGCAGGCCGACGACGTCATCTATGTGGCCGCCACATCCGGATCGGTCGGCGAAGCCGTCGCCCTCGCCGGTAAGCCCCCAGCGAACGAGGACTGA
- a CDS encoding potassium channel family protein, whose translation MKVAIAGAGAVGRSIARELLRSGHQVMLLERQLDHIDPAAIPDAIWVQADACELALLEDADLETYEVVIAATGDDKANLVHSLLAKTEFGVRRVVARVNDPRNEWLFDGSWGVDVAVSTPRLLASLVEEAVSVGDLVRLMTLRQGQANLVELTLPPDTSLAGKPVRTLKLPRDTALVTILRGGRVIVPEADDPFEGEDELLFVTSPEGEDELRAALAPHGANP comes from the coding sequence ATGAAGGTGGCCATTGCCGGCGCCGGAGCCGTCGGCCGATCCATCGCCAGGGAGCTGCTGCGCAGCGGACACCAGGTGATGCTGCTCGAACGCCAGCTCGACCACATCGATCCCGCCGCCATTCCGGATGCGATCTGGGTGCAGGCCGACGCCTGCGAGCTCGCCCTGCTCGAAGACGCCGACCTGGAAACCTACGAGGTCGTCATCGCCGCCACCGGCGACGACAAGGCCAATCTGGTGCACAGCCTGCTCGCCAAGACCGAATTCGGGGTGCGCCGGGTGGTGGCCCGGGTCAACGACCCGCGCAACGAATGGCTCTTCGACGGTTCTTGGGGTGTGGACGTGGCGGTGTCGACCCCGCGGCTGCTGGCTTCGCTGGTGGAGGAAGCGGTCTCGGTCGGTGATCTGGTGCGGCTGATGACGCTGCGTCAGGGCCAGGCGAACCTGGTCGAACTGACCCTGCCGCCGGACACCTCGCTCGCCGGAAAGCCGGTGCGCACCCTGAAACTGCCCCGCGATACCGCATTGGTGACGATCCTGCGCGGCGGCCGGGTGATCGTGCCCGAGGCCGACGATCCGTTCGAAGGCGAGGACGAATTGCTGTTCGTCACCTCACCCGAAGGTGAGGACGAGCTGCGCGCGGCGCTGGCCCCGCACGGCGCCAACCCCTGA
- a CDS encoding sigma-70 family RNA polymerase sigma factor, with translation MATQRTTATTRPGRRQDTPALSESRRISAELTALIGPAAAGDSRAVSDILRLIHPLVHRYCRSRMGNTAHLQVTPDDVVQEILLATVHAIPRYREQGKSFLAFVYGIAANKVADAFRRSQTHPVYPTDELPDTASLAAGPEERALVSERQRATRQLMQVLAPVHREVLVMRIILGWTAAETADAIGTSPGVVRVMQHRALNKLRAELKVAS, from the coding sequence TTGGCTACCCAGCGCACCACCGCCACCACCCGCCCGGGCCGCAGGCAGGACACACCGGCCCTGTCGGAGAGCCGCCGGATCTCGGCCGAGCTGACCGCCCTGATCGGTCCCGCCGCCGCCGGCGACAGTCGCGCCGTCAGCGATATCCTGCGCCTGATCCATCCGCTGGTGCACCGCTACTGCCGGTCTCGGATGGGCAATACCGCCCACCTCCAGGTCACCCCCGACGACGTCGTGCAGGAGATCCTGCTGGCCACCGTGCACGCCATCCCGCGCTACCGGGAGCAGGGCAAATCGTTTCTGGCCTTCGTCTACGGGATCGCGGCCAACAAGGTCGCCGACGCCTTCCGCCGCTCGCAGACGCATCCGGTGTACCCGACCGACGAACTGCCCGATACCGCCTCACTGGCGGCCGGGCCCGAGGAGCGGGCCCTGGTCTCCGAACGTCAGCGCGCCACCCGTCAGCTGATGCAGGTGCTCGCGCCGGTGCACCGCGAGGTGCTGGTGATGCGGATCATCCTGGGCTGGACCGCGGCCGAGACGGCCGACGCGATCGGCACCAGCCCCGGCGTCGTGCGGGTGATGCAGCATCGCGCGCTGAACAAGCTGCGCGCCGAACTGAAAGTCGCCTCGTGA
- a CDS encoding DUF3159 domain-containing protein — protein sequence MPSSDENAPTPAELTTATAPEPAPAGDQAEAEVARQQTLLEQLGGFSGLIYSTLPVLVFVPVNTLAGLTAAIWASLGVAAAILVWRLVRRDPVQPAISGFIGVGICAFIAYRMGEAKGFFLFGIYTSLVYGGVFLASILVRWPLVGVIWGVLNGHGSEWRADRRVVRLYDIATLAWVLVFGSRYLVQSHFYDTDHTGWLAFARIAMGWPLTAVALTVTVWAVRRAGHLPAAGSHSGGRHAKA from the coding sequence ATGCCATCGAGCGACGAGAACGCCCCGACGCCCGCCGAACTCACCACCGCCACCGCGCCGGAGCCCGCGCCCGCCGGTGATCAGGCCGAGGCCGAGGTAGCCCGCCAGCAGACGCTGCTCGAACAGCTCGGTGGCTTCAGTGGCCTGATCTATTCGACCCTGCCGGTGCTGGTGTTCGTCCCGGTCAACACCCTCGCCGGGCTCACCGCCGCGATCTGGGCCTCGCTGGGCGTGGCCGCGGCCATCCTGGTCTGGCGGCTGGTGCGCCGGGATCCGGTGCAGCCGGCCATCTCGGGTTTCATCGGCGTCGGCATCTGCGCGTTCATCGCCTACCGGATGGGCGAGGCCAAGGGTTTCTTCCTGTTCGGTATCTACACCAGTCTGGTGTACGGCGGTGTGTTCCTCGCCTCGATCCTGGTGCGCTGGCCGCTGGTCGGCGTGATCTGGGGGGTGCTCAACGGCCACGGCAGCGAATGGCGCGCCGACCGACGAGTGGTGCGGCTCTACGACATCGCCACGCTGGCCTGGGTGCTGGTGTTCGGTTCCCGCTACCTGGTGCAGTCGCACTTCTACGACACCGACCACACCGGCTGGCTCGCCTTCGCCCGTATCGCGATGGGCTGGCCGCTGACCGCTGTCGCGCTGACCGTCACGGTGTGGGCGGTGCGCCGGGCCGGGCATCTGCCCGCGGCGGGCAGCCACTCCGGCGGCCGCCACGCCAAGGCCTGA
- a CDS encoding OB-fold nucleic acid binding domain-containing protein yields the protein MSSFGGRRAASNPASGYFRRLGRRLTEDIDQLDAEELAETADASGACRASECRRGDEATMLGRLRSVEACPQSAGASVQAEFFDGTDAITLVWIGRKRIPGIESGRRIMVRGRVGDRDGRKVMYNPYYELRGNN from the coding sequence ATGTCTTCCTTCGGCGGAAGAAGGGCGGCTTCGAACCCCGCCTCGGGATATTTTCGCAGGCTCGGACGCAGACTGACCGAGGACATCGATCAGCTCGACGCCGAGGAGCTGGCCGAAACGGCCGACGCCTCGGGAGCCTGCCGGGCATCGGAGTGTCGCCGCGGCGACGAAGCGACGATGCTGGGGCGCCTTCGCAGTGTCGAAGCGTGCCCGCAATCCGCCGGCGCGAGTGTGCAGGCGGAGTTCTTCGACGGCACCGACGCCATCACCCTGGTGTGGATCGGGCGCAAGCGCATCCCCGGTATCGAATCGGGGCGGCGGATCATGGTCCGCGGTCGCGTCGGCGATCGGGACGGCCGCAAGGTCATGTACAACCCCTACTACGAATTGCGCGGGAACAACTGA
- a CDS encoding alpha/beta fold hydrolase — MFDSPTPAVVVGLPGTGSDAHFARRAFGPECAQRGLELIAVDPDPRAVVDSYVAALDDAARRGPVLVAGISLGAAVAIEWASTRPEAAAGVVAALPAWTGPDSGGCPAAASAAGTAAALRADGLEEVVARMRAGSPAWLGDALERSWRSQWPDLPQALEEAAAYKWPEPQRLATLTTPVAVIGALDDPVHPWPVAQEWARLIAASALEEITLDELGADPGVLGRLGLAAFG; from the coding sequence ATGTTCGACTCACCCACGCCCGCCGTCGTCGTCGGGCTCCCAGGTACCGGCTCCGATGCCCACTTCGCGCGCCGCGCGTTCGGCCCGGAGTGTGCACAGCGCGGACTCGAGCTGATCGCGGTCGATCCGGATCCCCGCGCGGTAGTGGACAGCTACGTCGCCGCCCTCGACGACGCCGCGCGCCGCGGCCCGGTCCTGGTGGCGGGAATCTCCCTCGGCGCGGCGGTGGCCATCGAATGGGCGAGCACCCGGCCCGAGGCCGCGGCCGGCGTGGTGGCGGCGTTGCCGGCGTGGACCGGGCCCGACAGCGGCGGCTGTCCCGCGGCGGCCAGCGCGGCCGGTACCGCGGCGGCCCTGCGCGCCGATGGCCTCGAGGAAGTGGTGGCGCGGATGCGGGCGGGCAGCCCGGCCTGGCTGGGCGACGCGCTGGAGCGCTCCTGGCGCTCGCAGTGGCCGGATCTGCCGCAGGCCCTGGAAGAGGCGGCCGCCTACAAATGGCCGGAGCCACAACGGTTGGCGACGTTGACCACGCCGGTGGCCGTGATCGGCGCGCTCGACGATCCGGTGCATCCCTGGCCGGTTGCCCAGGAATGGGCCCGGCTGATCGCGGCCTCGGCGCTGGAGGAGATCACCCTCGACGAGCTGGGCGCCGATCCGGGCGTCCTCGGACGATTGGGCCTGGCCGCCTTCGGCTGA
- a CDS encoding DUF3710 domain-containing protein — protein MFGKKKSSRRDRPVDDDRYDESGDYTEFDGDEYDTDEYPEYSDDFADAIDEQDYDDDSDYRRAEHAADDAEPPRTGPYDYEDVAELLESVADQRLDLGSVILPVPPGGQLQVEMTPEGTPQAVHLATEHGRITVAAYAAPKSPGQWRTVASDLADSLRKDGAKVAIETGPWGREIFAVTEGADLRFIGVDGYRWMVRLVAAGPSGAADADTPLVDAARAILSETVIRRGTDPLPVREPLPVVLPQELADQLAAAHQQQIQAQQQAIAAQQQAMAAQQGTPGVVPGIAPSAGRPVMPDQPRRGADGSAMQQLGRN, from the coding sequence ATGTTCGGGAAGAAGAAGTCCAGCCGCCGCGACAGACCCGTCGACGACGACCGCTACGACGAATCCGGCGACTACACCGAATTCGACGGCGACGAGTACGACACCGACGAATACCCCGAGTACTCCGACGATTTCGCCGACGCGATCGACGAGCAGGACTACGACGACGATTCCGACTACCGGCGGGCCGAACACGCCGCCGACGATGCCGAGCCGCCGCGCACCGGGCCCTACGACTACGAGGACGTCGCCGAACTGCTCGAGTCGGTCGCCGATCAGCGCCTGGACCTCGGTTCGGTGATCCTGCCGGTGCCGCCGGGCGGTCAGCTCCAGGTGGAGATGACCCCCGAGGGCACCCCGCAGGCGGTGCATCTGGCCACCGAGCACGGGCGCATCACCGTCGCCGCCTACGCGGCGCCGAAATCGCCGGGCCAGTGGCGCACCGTGGCCTCGGACCTGGCCGATTCGCTGCGCAAGGACGGGGCGAAGGTGGCCATTGAGACCGGGCCGTGGGGCCGGGAGATCTTCGCCGTCACCGAGGGCGCGGACCTGCGGTTCATCGGGGTGGACGGCTATCGCTGGATGGTGCGATTGGTGGCCGCGGGTCCCTCGGGCGCCGCCGACGCCGACACCCCGCTGGTGGACGCCGCGCGCGCGATCCTGTCCGAGACCGTGATCCGCCGCGGCACCGATCCGCTGCCGGTGCGCGAACCACTACCCGTGGTACTGCCGCAGGAATTGGCCGATCAGCTCGCCGCCGCGCATCAGCAGCAGATCCAGGCCCAGCAGCAGGCCATCGCCGCCCAGCAGCAGGCGATGGCGGCCCAGCAGGGCACGCCGGGAGTGGTGCCGGGTATCGCGCCGAGCGCCGGCCGTCCGGTCATGCCGGATCAGCCGCGCCGCGGCGCGGACGGTTCGGCCATGCAGCAGCTCGGCCGCAACTAG
- the dut gene encoding dUTP diphosphatase yields MSALSPIPLLRLDPGIPVPTRAHPGDAGVDLCTTEDVILEPGERVLVGTGIAVALPVGTVGLIHPRSGLAAKTGLSVVNTPGTVDAGYRGEIKVCLINHDPRTRIELRRGDRIAQLLVQRVELVDFVEVDRLDETTRGAGGYGSSGGHASLAATADAASPAPGKEE; encoded by the coding sequence GTGAGCGCACTTTCACCGATACCTCTGCTGCGGCTCGATCCCGGCATCCCCGTGCCCACGCGTGCCCATCCCGGCGACGCGGGCGTGGACCTGTGCACCACCGAGGACGTCATCCTGGAACCGGGGGAGCGGGTGCTGGTCGGCACCGGCATCGCGGTGGCCCTCCCGGTGGGCACCGTCGGACTGATCCATCCCCGCTCGGGGCTGGCGGCCAAGACCGGATTGTCGGTGGTCAACACACCCGGCACCGTCGATGCCGGCTACCGCGGTGAGATCAAGGTGTGCCTGATCAATCACGATCCACGGACCCGGATCGAATTGCGGCGCGGCGACCGGATCGCCCAGCTGCTGGTGCAGCGGGTGGAGCTGGTGGATTTCGTCGAGGTCGACCGGCTCGACGAGACCACGCGTGGTGCGGGCGGTTACGGCTCGAGCGGTGGTCACGCGAGCTTGGCCGCTACCGCCGACGCGGCGTCGCCGGCGCCCGGCAAGGAGGAATGA
- a CDS encoding DUF3093 domain-containing protein, which produces MSDQPVPADTQRVTRPGAPAYTERLWVPLWWWPVAFAIAGLLAAEIHMGAPGLRAWLPYVLLFPVPVWVLLWLSRHRVAVATDAEGKPELRVDRAHLPVEFIARAAVVPASAKSAALGRQLDPAAYVQHRPWIGSMVLLVLDDPDDPTPYWLISTRRPERVLAALGLPSAQ; this is translated from the coding sequence GTGTCCGACCAGCCCGTACCAGCCGATACCCAGCGCGTGACCCGGCCGGGTGCACCCGCGTACACCGAGCGCCTGTGGGTGCCGCTGTGGTGGTGGCCGGTGGCGTTCGCGATCGCCGGACTGCTGGCCGCCGAGATCCATATGGGCGCACCGGGCCTACGGGCCTGGCTGCCGTACGTGCTGCTGTTCCCGGTGCCGGTGTGGGTGCTGTTGTGGCTGAGCAGACACCGCGTCGCGGTGGCCACCGACGCCGAGGGGAAGCCGGAACTGCGTGTGGATCGCGCGCATCTGCCGGTGGAATTCATCGCCCGCGCGGCGGTGGTGCCGGCGAGCGCCAAGAGCGCGGCGCTGGGTCGTCAGCTCGACCCCGCCGCGTATGTGCAGCATCGCCCGTGGATCGGTTCGATGGTGCTGCTGGTACTCGACGACCCGGACGATCCGACGCCGTACTGGCTGATCAGTACGCGCAGGCCCGAACGGGTCCTGGCCGCGCTGGGTCTGCCCAGCGCGCAGTGA
- a CDS encoding DUF4193 domain-containing protein has protein sequence MATDYDAPRRTESDDVSEDSLEELKARRNEAQSAVVDIDESDTAESFELPGADLSEEVLTVRVIPKQADEFTCSSCFLVHHRSRLASDKGGQMICMDCAA, from the coding sequence ATGGCAACCGACTATGACGCACCGAGGCGCACCGAATCCGACGACGTGTCGGAGGATTCGCTGGAGGAGCTGAAGGCTCGTCGCAACGAGGCTCAGTCCGCCGTCGTGGATATCGACGAATCCGATACCGCGGAGTCGTTCGAGCTTCCCGGCGCGGACTTGTCCGAAGAAGTGCTGACGGTCCGGGTGATTCCGAAACAGGCCGACGAGTTCACCTGCTCGAGCTGTTTCCTTGTGCACCACCGCAGCCGACTGGCCAGCGACAAGGGCGGCCAGATGATCTGCATGGACTGCGCCGCCTGA
- the cei gene encoding envelope integrity protein Cei has protein sequence MVSLITEGSATDSRGRPFIRRRLQPWLVLVAVLALICTIVWIKALTTEDTDYTAMACNSPSPATDPGAEPQPALGQRVGPSRLENVEPAALADTKVRVLNANNQRGQAAHAAAQLGDLGFGSVPNEAYGNDSIYVNGDLECMGQIRFGVNGRRAAASVQLAVPCAELIEDKREDDTVDLVLGSLFRDIQPSNDAEEVLRSLKNPASGETPALDIDLLEAARQARC, from the coding sequence GTGGTTTCACTGATCACCGAAGGCAGCGCAACGGATTCCCGGGGACGACCCTTCATCCGGCGGCGCCTACAGCCCTGGCTCGTCCTGGTCGCCGTATTGGCTCTCATCTGCACGATCGTGTGGATCAAGGCCCTGACCACCGAGGACACCGACTACACCGCGATGGCATGCAATTCGCCGAGCCCGGCCACCGACCCGGGCGCCGAACCGCAGCCCGCGCTGGGTCAGCGGGTGGGTCCGAGCCGGCTCGAGAACGTGGAACCGGCGGCCTTGGCCGACACCAAGGTGCGCGTACTCAACGCCAACAACCAGCGCGGCCAGGCCGCACATGCCGCGGCCCAGCTCGGCGACCTCGGTTTCGGCAGTGTGCCGAACGAGGCCTATGGCAACGATTCGATATACGTCAACGGCGATCTGGAATGCATGGGCCAGATCCGCTTCGGGGTGAACGGCCGCCGCGCCGCAGCCTCGGTGCAGCTGGCCGTGCCGTGCGCGGAGCTCATCGAGGACAAGCGCGAGGACGACACCGTCGACCTGGTGCTCGGATCGCTGTTCCGCGATATCCAGCCCTCCAACGACGCCGAGGAAGTGCTGCGGTCGCTGAAGAACCCGGCCTCCGGCGAGACTCCGGCACTCGATATCGATCTGCTCGAGGCCGCCAGGCAGGCCCGCTGCTGA
- a CDS encoding inositol monophosphatase family protein: MECVPHSPTSPQPTAPTSANSADSAPDAAELRRIAVRLAEAAAAHVRTRRPEVFGPGGSVDGAVQAKSTPTDPVTVVDTETEQLIRTTLARLRPGDHILGEEGGGDLARADDHTVVWVVDPIDGTVNFLYGIPAYAVSVAAMRAGRSIAGAVVDVAAGQTYHAGLGLGAERVDADGTTHPLRCNPVEEVRMALVATGFGYNAARRARQAALVAEVLPRVRDIRRIGAAALDLCMVAEGRVDAHYEHGLNPWDWAAGALIATEAGARVQAPPAHSTGAAGELFVAAAPAIADELLALLDELGVSAPIPEP; the protein is encoded by the coding sequence ATGGAGTGCGTGCCGCATTCGCCGACCTCGCCGCAGCCCACCGCCCCGACCTCCGCGAACTCCGCCGACAGTGCGCCCGACGCCGCCGAATTGCGGCGTATCGCGGTGCGGCTGGCCGAGGCCGCCGCCGCGCATGTGCGTACCCGCAGACCCGAGGTCTTCGGACCCGGCGGCAGCGTGGACGGCGCCGTGCAGGCCAAGAGCACACCCACCGATCCGGTGACAGTGGTCGACACCGAGACCGAGCAGCTCATCCGCACCACGCTGGCCCGGCTGCGCCCCGGCGATCACATCCTCGGTGAGGAGGGCGGCGGCGATCTGGCCCGCGCCGACGACCACACCGTGGTCTGGGTGGTCGATCCGATCGACGGCACCGTCAACTTCCTGTACGGCATACCGGCCTACGCGGTCTCGGTGGCTGCGATGCGGGCCGGGCGTTCCATCGCGGGCGCGGTGGTCGACGTCGCCGCGGGGCAGACCTATCACGCCGGCCTCGGCCTCGGCGCCGAACGCGTCGACGCCGACGGCACCACACATCCGCTGCGCTGCAACCCGGTCGAGGAGGTGCGCATGGCGCTGGTCGCCACCGGCTTCGGCTACAACGCGGCTCGGCGGGCGCGCCAGGCCGCGCTGGTCGCCGAGGTGCTACCGCGGGTGCGTGACATCCGCCGCATCGGCGCGGCGGCGCTGGATCTGTGCATGGTGGCCGAGGGCCGCGTCGACGCCCATTACGAGCACGGGCTCAATCCGTGGGACTGGGCCGCGGGCGCGCTGATCGCCACCGAAGCCGGAGCACGGGTACAGGCCCCACCGGCGCATTCCACCGGCGCCGCGGGGGAGTTGTTCGTCGCGGCCGCGCCCGCGATCGCCGACGAACTGCTGGCCCTGCTGGATGAGCTCGGGGTCAGCGCGCCGATCCCCGAGCCCTGA
- the ppgK gene encoding polyphosphate--glucose phosphotransferase: MSARGHAFGIDIGGSGVKGAAVDLATGELVHQRIKIATPQPATPHAVAETVADLVAQAGWDGPVGITLPCVVLDGVARSAANVDPAWIGTDARTLFSAALGGRAVTVLNDADAAGMAEDRYGAAKDFDGLVLLLTFGTGIGSAVLYNGTLVPNSELGHVEIGGMEAEHRAAASIKDRDGLSYQQWAVQVSTVLIGLENLFWPKVFVAGGGISRDAAQWIPLLTNRTPVIPANLKNTAGIVGAAMAIDAGVAP, encoded by the coding sequence ATGTCTGCTCGGGGGCACGCATTCGGGATCGATATCGGCGGCAGCGGCGTGAAGGGCGCCGCGGTGGATCTGGCCACCGGTGAGCTCGTGCACCAGCGCATCAAGATCGCTACCCCGCAGCCCGCGACCCCGCACGCGGTGGCCGAGACGGTCGCCGACCTGGTCGCGCAGGCCGGCTGGGACGGCCCGGTGGGCATCACGCTGCCCTGCGTGGTGCTCGATGGTGTCGCCCGCTCGGCCGCCAACGTCGACCCGGCGTGGATCGGCACCGACGCCAGGACCTTGTTCAGCGCCGCGCTGGGCGGGCGCGCGGTGACCGTGCTCAACGACGCCGACGCCGCGGGCATGGCCGAGGACCGCTACGGCGCGGCAAAGGATTTCGACGGGCTGGTGCTGTTGCTGACCTTCGGCACCGGCATCGGCTCGGCCGTGCTCTACAACGGCACCCTGGTACCCAACAGCGAGCTCGGCCACGTCGAGATCGGCGGGATGGAGGCCGAGCATCGTGCGGCGGCATCGATCAAGGATCGCGACGGCCTGTCGTATCAGCAATGGGCGGTCCAGGTGAGTACCGTGCTGATCGGCCTGGAGAACCTGTTCTGGCCGAAAGTGTTCGTCGCCGGTGGCGGGATCAGCCGCGATGCCGCGCAGTGGATCCCCTTGCTCACCAACCGGACTCCGGTGATCCCGGCGAACCTGAAGAACACCGCGGGCATCGTCGGAGCGGCCATGGCCATCGATGCGGGAGTCGCACCTTAG